From a single Nostoc sp. MS1 genomic region:
- a CDS encoding DUF3082 domain-containing protein translates to MNQTPQTDTPTQVPPTPLRCITGAAMSGGLGYALYQLMISIAITFAKKPVHSDNQLVINLTSAVRTLVVGVVALGTAIFGIVTIGLLALAVQLLIQQLTKPKSN, encoded by the coding sequence ATGAACCAAACTCCACAAACAGATACGCCGACACAGGTTCCGCCAACTCCCCTACGCTGTATCACTGGCGCAGCGATGTCTGGCGGACTAGGATATGCTCTATATCAATTAATGATATCTATTGCCATAACTTTTGCGAAAAAACCTGTCCATTCTGATAATCAGTTAGTTATCAACTTAACCTCTGCCGTGCGTACCTTGGTAGTTGGTGTAGTAGCTTTGGGGACAGCGATATTTGGGATAGTGACGATTGGTTTATTGGCTTTGGCTGTACAGTTATTAATACAGCAGTTGACAAAGCCTAAAAGTAATTAA
- a CDS encoding DNA-binding response regulator → MSHESSKTILVIEDEADTRNLFLVVLEANGYDAIVAENGVTGIQQAHKHLPDLIICDIMMPDMDGYSVLDTLRQDPLTAIIPFIFLTGNQDKASLRKGMELGADDYLTKPSTIEEILKAIATRLEKQAILRYWYAAKSHELSEALAVESELIFPTIPHLKEVFDYIEAHYHQGITLSDVASAVGYSSAYLTSRVSRETGDTVNGWILKRRMAAARPLLKDTNKSIEQIATELGYQNACHFSRQFRQYHGLPPKAWRKQQQSLQSGRSLKPQLNQTCPQTERCLIASRG, encoded by the coding sequence ATGTCCCATGAATCATCGAAAACAATTCTAGTAATTGAAGATGAGGCTGATACTCGCAATCTATTTTTAGTGGTGCTTGAGGCTAATGGTTATGATGCCATAGTGGCAGAAAATGGTGTTACAGGGATTCAACAGGCACATAAACATCTACCGGACTTAATTATCTGCGATATTATGATGCCTGACATGGATGGTTATAGTGTTTTAGATACTCTACGCCAAGACCCTTTAACAGCAATTATTCCCTTCATTTTTCTGACGGGAAACCAAGATAAAGCCAGTCTGCGTAAAGGTATGGAGTTGGGTGCAGATGATTATCTTACCAAACCTTCTACCATAGAAGAGATACTCAAAGCGATCGCCACCCGTTTAGAAAAGCAAGCTATCCTGAGATATTGGTATGCAGCGAAATCTCACGAACTTTCCGAAGCTTTGGCTGTAGAGTCTGAGTTAATTTTCCCTACTATTCCCCACCTCAAAGAAGTTTTTGATTACATAGAAGCTCATTATCATCAGGGAATTACATTATCAGATGTCGCTAGTGCTGTGGGTTATTCATCAGCTTATCTTACCAGTAGAGTTTCCAGAGAAACCGGAGATACCGTAAACGGCTGGATATTGAAACGACGCATGGCCGCAGCGCGTCCTTTACTCAAGGATACCAACAAAAGCATTGAACAAATTGCCACAGAGTTGGGTTATCAGAATGCTTGTCATTTCTCTCGCCAGTTCCGTCAATATCACGGTTTACCCCCCAAGGCTTGGAGAAAACAGCAACAGTCTCTCCAGTCTGGTAGAAGCTTGAAGCCACAACTAAATCAAACTTGTCCTCAAACAGAAAGGTGTTTAATTGCTAGTCGGGGTTAA
- a CDS encoding anthranilate synthase produces the protein MICESLTYTTLGNVHVTRNTSQVKMDTALDEILFHLNQVRGGLFTSSYEYPGRYKRWAIGFINPPIQLTTRENTFTISSLNSRGQVLLPTLLQRLSAQSQLQFLSLNHDCITGEIQPTKQFFTEEERSKQPSAFTLIREILQTFASDEDEHLGLYGAFGYDLVFQFEPIPQQIARPADQRDLVLYLPDELIVVDYYLQKAYRLQYEFAIEGGTTEQLPRTGQSIDYRGKRLLPNQSADHQPGEYAILVEQALDYFRRGDLFEVVPSQNFFTACEQSPAQLFQTLRQINPSPYGFLLNLGGEYLIGASPEMFVRVDGRRVETCPISGTITRGEDALGDAIQIRQLLNSHKDEAELTMCTDVDRNDKSRICEPGSVRVIGRRQIELYSHLIHTVDHVEGILRPEFDALDAFLSHTWAVTVTGAPKRAAMQFIEQHERSARRWYGGAVGYLGFNGNLNTGLTLRTIRLQDSIAEVRVGATVLYDSIPQAEEQETITKAAALFATIGRDTPGKSTKGSDRISHIVQNKRILLIDYEDSFVHTLANYIRTTGATVTTLRHGFAESYFDTERPDLVVLSPGPGRPSDFRVPEIVAALVRRQIPIFGVCLGLQGIVEAFGGELGVLNYPQHGKTAKISVTAPNSVLFQGLPVSFTVGRYHSLFAQPQTIPSVLQVTAVSEDDVIMAIEHQTLPIAAVQFHPESIMTLAGEVGLTIIQNVVQRYTQNLEASIGS, from the coding sequence ATGATCTGCGAATCCTTGACTTACACCACCCTTGGTAATGTGCACGTTACTCGCAACACTAGCCAAGTGAAAATGGACACTGCACTAGATGAAATTCTCTTTCACTTAAATCAAGTGCGGGGAGGCTTATTTACCAGTAGTTACGAATATCCAGGGCGATACAAAAGATGGGCTATAGGATTTATCAATCCCCCAATACAACTGACAACAAGAGAAAACACATTTACCATCTCTTCACTCAATTCTCGTGGTCAGGTGCTACTACCAACCTTGTTACAACGATTATCAGCCCAATCGCAACTACAATTCCTCAGCCTCAATCATGACTGCATCACAGGTGAAATTCAGCCCACAAAACAGTTCTTTACCGAAGAAGAACGCAGCAAGCAACCTTCCGCCTTTACCCTCATCCGCGAAATTCTCCAGACTTTCGCCAGTGATGAAGACGAGCATTTAGGATTGTATGGGGCATTTGGTTACGATTTAGTATTCCAATTTGAACCCATTCCTCAACAAATTGCCCGTCCCGCAGACCAAAGGGATTTAGTACTTTACTTGCCCGATGAACTCATAGTTGTAGACTATTATCTGCAAAAGGCGTATCGTCTCCAATATGAATTTGCCATAGAAGGTGGCACTACCGAACAACTTCCCAGGACAGGTCAGTCCATAGACTATCGGGGTAAACGTCTTCTACCAAACCAATCAGCCGACCATCAACCAGGTGAGTATGCCATCCTCGTTGAACAAGCACTCGACTACTTCCGCCGGGGTGACTTGTTTGAAGTAGTTCCTAGTCAAAACTTTTTTACCGCCTGTGAACAATCACCCGCTCAACTATTCCAAACCTTAAGACAAATTAATCCTAGTCCATATGGTTTTCTGTTGAATTTGGGTGGGGAATACCTCATAGGTGCATCACCAGAAATGTTTGTGCGAGTTGATGGTAGGCGCGTGGAAACCTGTCCAATTAGCGGCACTATTACTAGGGGGGAAGATGCTTTAGGGGATGCTATACAAATTCGTCAGTTACTCAACTCCCATAAAGATGAAGCTGAGTTAACCATGTGTACTGACGTAGACCGCAACGATAAGTCGCGGATTTGTGAACCCGGTTCAGTCAGGGTAATTGGTCGCCGCCAGATTGAACTGTACAGCCACCTAATTCATACAGTAGACCATGTGGAAGGTATCCTCAGACCAGAGTTTGATGCCTTAGATGCCTTCTTAAGCCATACCTGGGCGGTGACAGTCACAGGCGCACCAAAACGCGCCGCCATGCAGTTTATCGAACAGCATGAACGCAGCGCCCGGCGTTGGTATGGGGGAGCAGTGGGTTACTTAGGCTTTAATGGTAACTTGAATACTGGCTTAACCTTGCGGACAATTCGTCTACAGGACTCCATCGCGGAGGTGCGAGTGGGTGCAACAGTTCTTTATGACTCCATCCCACAAGCCGAAGAACAGGAAACAATTACCAAAGCTGCGGCCTTATTTGCCACTATTGGGCGTGATACTCCAGGAAAGTCAACTAAAGGGAGCGATCGCATTTCTCATATCGTCCAGAATAAGCGTATCCTCCTCATCGACTACGAAGATTCATTTGTCCACACCCTAGCCAATTACATCCGCACCACAGGCGCAACCGTCACTACCCTACGTCATGGTTTTGCTGAATCATACTTTGATACAGAACGCCCAGACTTAGTAGTATTGTCTCCCGGCCCCGGTAGACCTAGCGACTTCCGCGTCCCAGAAATAGTTGCAGCCCTTGTGCGCCGCCAAATCCCCATTTTTGGCGTTTGCTTGGGATTACAAGGCATTGTTGAAGCTTTTGGGGGGGAATTAGGCGTACTTAATTATCCCCAACATGGTAAAACCGCCAAGATTTCCGTTACCGCACCTAATTCTGTGCTGTTTCAAGGTTTACCGGTCTCATTCACCGTGGGTAGATATCATTCCTTATTTGCCCAACCCCAAACAATACCGAGTGTACTCCAAGTAACAGCCGTTTCTGAGGATGATGTCATCATGGCTATTGAACATCAAACACTACCCATCGCCGCCGTCCAATTTCACCCAGAATCAATCATGACTTTAGCAGGTGAAGTTGGTTTGACCATTATTCAAAATGTAGTGCAGAGATACACACAAAATTTAGAAGCATCTATTGGTTCTTAG